From the genome of Malus sylvestris chromosome 6, drMalSylv7.2, whole genome shotgun sequence, one region includes:
- the LOC126625432 gene encoding uncharacterized protein LOC126625432, which translates to MNFEPTCCLLPSSLMKLLHASSHRKIEAWELVSTNIFRKYNEPVDIWFSNLYPMQSSQEVMHCLLNEQPQKNFLAMAQHSSPWVWFRKLFVAFSTYMYVNTLRMMKQPRGRCSIIMDILPMPAGDMFFVLVHTFGVSL; encoded by the exons atgaattttgaaccTACCTGTTGTCTTCTTCCATCCTCGTTGAT GAAGCTCTTACATGCATCGTCACATAGGAAAATTGAAGCCTGGGAACTT GTTAGTACGAATATATTCCGCAAGTATAACGAACCAGTGGATATCTGGTTTTCCAATTTATATCCCATGCAATCCTCACAAGAAGTGATGCATTGCTTGCTGAATGAGCAGCCACAAAAGAACTTCTTGGCGATGGCACAACATTCCAGTCCATGGGTTTG GTTTCGCAAGCTTTTTGTAGCATTTTCCACTTACATGTATGtgaacacacttagaatgatgAAGCAGCCTCGTGGTAGATGTTCTATTATCATGGATATACTACCAATGCCAGCTGGAGATATGTTTTTTGTTCTTGTGCATACTTTTGGTGTCTCTTTATGA